Proteins encoded within one genomic window of Acidimicrobiales bacterium:
- a CDS encoding response regulator: protein MAEVLIVDDDVDIRAILAFTLEDAGFEVREAADGNQAIAALQRSAPDCLVLDVMMPGFDGFGVLRARRQSNLAPEARVILLTARTAERDFVRGWELGADEYLTKPFDPDELVVTVRRLLKTSPTQLAERREAELKKAELLERLESAFNRPRRFGAEPEAGRRA, encoded by the coding sequence ATGGCCGAGGTCCTGATCGTGGACGACGACGTCGACATCCGCGCCATCCTCGCCTTCACCCTGGAGGACGCCGGCTTCGAGGTGCGGGAGGCGGCCGACGGGAACCAGGCCATCGCCGCCCTCCAGCGCTCGGCGCCCGACTGCCTGGTGCTGGACGTCATGATGCCGGGGTTCGACGGGTTCGGCGTCCTCCGGGCCCGCCGCCAGTCGAACCTGGCCCCCGAGGCGAGGGTCATCCTGCTCACGGCCCGGACGGCCGAACGCGACTTCGTGCGGGGCTGGGAGCTCGGGGCCGACGAGTACCTCACCAAGCCCTTCGACCCCGACGAGCTCGTCGTCACCGTGCGCCGCCTGCTCAAGACGTCGCCCACCCAGCTGGCCGAGCGCCGCGAGGCCGAGCTGAAGAAGGCCGAGCTGCTCGAGCGCCTGGAGTCGGCGTTCAACCGCCCCCGCCGCTTCGGCGCCGAGCCCGAGGCGGGGCGCCGGGCCTGA